The nucleotide window TGATTCAGTGCAGATTTCACTTATGCTTATGAAGTACTAAGTCTCTAAAATCACAGTAATGAAGACCTAATAATTTCTGAACCTCGTAATTCTCTCTGCAGTCAGAGAACAGAATTCCTGGTCTTTGGGAATCTAAAGCTTTGTTCTGCCAAGATCTCACTCCCTCTTCATTGATCAACAgctgattattttaaataatcagacttGCTGGGTGTGACAGTAGGTGTGTTTTCTTGAGACTCTGATCTTTGAAATCTAACCTTGTACCATTCATGTCTCTCCGCCTTTATTGGCTGTTATTGATCCTTGTAGGACAAGAGTGAAGCCACTGCTACTGCAAAATGCCTGATTCCCCCGTCTTGGATGAGAGTGCAACAGAGATGGATTACGGGGGGTCATCTTCCCCATCCCTGAACTACCTCACCCACACTGAGCCCCCTGGCTGTAGCCCCCTTTACCTGAAGTggggtctccctcactgtcccctACATCACTGTATCCAGAGGGTGTCTCATCAGAGAGGAGTCTCCCTGTGAACAAAGAGCAAGTCGTTAATGGCTCTGTCATTCTGTCACAGACTGGCCTTTATGATACCTCTTTTCTTCTAGGTAGTGTTTATTTGCAGATATGACATTAAGCCGAgaataatttctaatgacaaaggTTAGTGCAGGCTGGTACAGGGTGTACTACTGAATCTTATTTATAATAACTCAcctgacacagtgtctggactctggGGCACAGTGATggcatcatcatagtactctATAGCCTCTTCCTTGACAGAGGACATCAGCTCTCCTGAAGCACACAGAGCTCAGCTTTACTGTCACTCATCAGAGCATTGACTCATCTAAAGCGCAGGCTGCTGAAGCTCATCAGAACACACTGATTAACTAAACATCACATTGCGACTAAAACACCAGACTCTTAAGTACAGGAGATCGGGGAACCTGATTTCCTCTCCTATTCATTTCTGtcataaatttaaaattaatcctAGATTCTAAATTAATATGTTGAGGGACAACAGGGCAGTAAAGTacggatgtacagtatttgaacagAGATGTCACAAAGCACACACAGGCATGCAGACACCATTGCATTCCCATGAACACCTGATCACTCACTAATTAGCTTAAAGCTAACTAAAGCTTTTTTTCTGCCAAGATCTCACTCGCTCATTATTGATCAGCAGCTGATTAATTTAAATCATCTGACTGGCTGGGTGTGTCAGTAGGTGGGCTTCAATGAGACTCTGATCTATGGGATCTAACAGCTTTtgtcaggaacagttctttccaggccCTATGTGGACGATccggaaggtgaagaaacaatagggaaaaatatcatgcaggagttggtcaggagacaggggggcgtgtccaaggtgagcaggtgtccaggggaagtgagtctggGGAGaacaatccaagcataaatccaaaaggAAAATCCAATACGGGAGgcagagtccaagaccaggggatccatccaaagtaattaaaaaccagaaccgggtcgggactggcggggcagggaatcaggaacagaaaactaaaagcatAAAGGAGCCAGATGCAGCAGGACCCCAGGCTCTCACGAAAtgggattcaatgagaagcctcttgtagtattctccagtgcgcgtttccaagccttttgactgatctcctgttacgaatcttctgcttacgcctcttgacctcgccttctggattgTTTTGGATATCTCTCATTGCCGTACCTTTAGCCTCCCTTATCAACCTTGCGTTCTGGATtttgacttttggattgtttttggatATCTCTCATTACTGGACCctttgcctcccttatcgacccagcctttggatttcgTCTTTCGGATCGTCTCTTTGCTACTCTGCGTtctgtgggattccggtcacgcatgAGGATCCTCCAATTCTACCTGTAGGATCCCTGACAGCTTTATTGGCTAATATTGATCTCTGCAGATGGATTACTCGGGATAATCCCCATCCCTGAACTACCTCACCCACACTGAGCCCCCTGTCTGTAGCCCCCTTTCCCTGAAGTggggtctccctcactgtcccccCACATCACTGTATCCAGAGGGTGTCTCATCAGAAAGGAGTCTCCCTGTAAACAGAAGAGCAGGTCCAATAAGAGACCTCTCTTCCAGTTAGTGTTTATTTTCTGGTGTGAAATTAGTCCGAGACTCATTTCTAATGACAAAGGCTTATGCAGGCTGGTACTACTGAGTCTTATTTGTAataacccacctgacacagtgtctggactctggGGCACAGTGATGGCATCATCATAGCAATCTGGGGCCTCTTCTTCCATAGAGGACATCAGGTCTCCTGAAACAGAGACAGTTTTACTGTCTCACATCAGATTTTAAATACAGACAATTAGGGAACTTCAGTATATATTACATTTCAAACTAATTctagttttattatttattgagaTGGAAACAGTGCAGCCTGTATCAGGACAGAGAGCACAATGCTGTGAACCCTTGTGAAATATATGAAGGGGAGCTGGACACCAGTAGCAGAATAACCCAGAGAATACTTCAGACTCAGTGTGATGTGCTGTGCagtgcacagagggagagaAAAAGTCAGACTCACTGGGTTTGGTGCAAGGTTTCTCTTTgggactgaaatgaaataacCCACCTGACAAGGTATCTAGGCTCAAGGGCACAGTAacagcatcatcatagtactctgGGATCTCTTTTGTCACAGGGTACATCAGCTCATCTGAAGAACACAGAGCACAGATTCACTGTCACACATCAGAACATGCTGGAGTTCCTCATAACCCACTGATTAACTGAACATCTTGCTAGAACTAAAACACCAGACTTTAAATACAGGAGATCAAGGAACATGATTTCCACTATTATTCACTTCTGTAGTTAATTTAAAACTATGCCTAGATTTTGAACAGTGAATGATAGCTGTATTTGGACAGAGAGTGGTGTTGTGCGCATTGTGAGATATCAGAAAGGGAGCCGGACAGCACAATAACACAGACTGAGTATGCAGGGCTGAGATCACACAGAGAGAGTCAGATTCAAATAACGGGTGCAGAATAACACACAGACTTAGTAATCAGAGGCTGTGCTCAAACTAAGAGAGTACAGAGAGTCAGACTCACTGGGATGGGTGCAGAGTTTCCCTATTGCACTGGACTAAAATAACCCACCTGACAAAGCATCTGGACTCTGAAGTATAGTTATAGCATCATCATAGTACTGTGGGGCCTCTTCTTTCACAGAGGACATCAACTCTCCTGAATCACACAGATAGACAAAGAATTTACACTTTAGGACTCTGACTTACTTGACCACAGTGCTGCAATAACTTTAGTCTTTCATAACACTTTGATGTTTATGTGAACTAAAAAGTACTGTAactaaaacttgttttttatttggttaTTGTAAAGTGCAATTTTAAATTCTTTGTTGTGTATAATTAAGGAAAGACTCCAGGGTTGttgatttaacatttaatttgaaagaCAATTTCTACTGCATAGCATACTACTCCCCAGTCATCATATTGGGACACTTCTACTGAACTTTGGACTTGAGGCTCCATCTCCTGCTCAATCAACACTATTAGAGAAGCATCTTGACTTTCCCTTAAATGTCTCCATCCCAGTATTGACCAGGTCTAGTTTTGCTCAGCCTCTGTGATCTGCTGAGGCAACACCAAAGAGCAGAAGTTATAAGCTATCAAACGCATGTGGTTATATTTGAAAGATTCAGGATTTTCTACAGGAGTTCTCTAAATGACACCCTGGTTTGAGATGAGAGTGAGTACTGGACTGAAGATCCCCCATTCCCATACTGACACCTGTGACTCCACCCCCTCTTACCTGGTACtgggtctccctcactgtcctccaTGTCATTGTATCCAGAGGGCAACTTGGCAGAGAGGAATGTCTCTGTGAACAGGAGGACAGATCAATATTAcctgcagtcagacagcagCCGCACTGTCTTCTGTTTACTTTTCCCACTGGGAGTTTGGGACTGATAATGCAGGTCAGGAGCTATTTTTGCTCACTgtaagcaaactaaaacctcATATCAGCATGACATGAGGTCATGGCTGTACTTTACATGCTGTACTGGGTTTGTCCTGACTCTTTCCTCTGCTCATTTCGAGAGCGTGGCTATGGAATTACTAGTGTGAGAGATGTGTGACTGAAAGGAAGGAGCAGCAAGAGACTCAGCACTTCAAAACtgaattgtttaattaatttacatCTAGAATTGAGTAGTTTGTGATATTGAGGTGATTGCCCTCTGCATATGCAGTATGTGTCTGTATTTGACAGTCTTTGCTATGAAGGGCTATACAGACCCTCTGCTGGGACCAATCATGTCTGAAGACTCTGTCCACTCACCTATCCTGGGAGTGCTGTAGGTTCCCTCTCTGGCCAGTTTGTACTCTATTTCCTCATAAAGAGCTTCATGCCCCCTGAAAAACTGTGTCTTTGCTGAGGCTTTggggaaagaaaacagaaaattgcAGCTGTATTTGTGTTCAACAACAGATATTTACCTTCCTGCTTTTAATTTTATCTTCTGTAATGTGGCTGATTAAGTGGAAAGACACTGAACCACCATCTAAGAGCTGTGCTTAGAACTCTAAGTaaaattttatttatgtttcttttttacgaTTTtgtcaatataaatatttttttcttctgtggtGATTTTAGGTTTAACGAGTTTTTCTAGTGCAGGAATTGCTTCTGACTGTTCTAGAGTGTTCAGTACCTAATTTATCCATTTAATCTCAAAATTTGCTTTAATAATACAATGCTGTATTTTCTATCCACAGTTTTGATTAGTTCTATTTCCAGGATAAACATGGTTCAGGTTTGTTATTTCTCTACCTTTCCTCAGCTTCCTGTTCTGGATCAGCTGCCCCACTAACAGTAACAGCAGCACGAAGAACAGAGGCCCCAACAGCAGGAGGACCACTGCAGTGATAGACAGGCCTGCTGTGAGCTGTGTCTGTACACCTGCCAAAGAAAGTGATGATCCAGGATGAGCATGATAGGTTCAGAGCCAGGTTCTCAGCGTGGACGAAATAACCTTGCAAACTACCACCTGGCACTGTCTCACAGGTGGTAGTTTGTGCCTCAAAAGAAACAATGAGGTGGTGACATCCTCTGCCAGTGACACACTGAGCTTCACACAGCAGGAAGGAGAAACAAGCCCAGCATCTACAGTGAGAACCTGAGGCAGCACAATAATTTAACAATGAGGATAAATCAATTACgaaataaggaaaaataaaattaactatTTTATGTACTTGATCTCACTCCTGGATTGACTATTGCCTTTGGCAAATGCGAAGAAGAAAAAATTGAGGATTAATTTATTTCCTTTGTTAAGGCTTTCAGATACATTTTAAAGGCAAATAAACCTGACAGGGTCTGACAGGGTAAGCCTCTCAAGAGCATTGATGGATTCTGGCCGGTGTCATTCAGCTAAAGTATAATAAAGAGGGCAGCGTATTTTAGGTCAAATTAGCGTTCACTTTCATTAACCTTCTCAGTCAGATTAAATATAGAGGTAATActgataaaatgaaaacaaaagcaaagatgAACTATCATTTAGATAATGCTATTACCCAGAGATGTCAAGCCCTTTGAAACCAAGACTCCCTCACCTACACAGACAACCCCAGCATTTTCCTTGTGTCCACAGTTGGCCTCATTCAGAGGAAAGTGCCAGCAGTCACATAGGTGGTGCTCACTGCCCCTGCAGTTCACCTTATATGGCCAGATGGTGCCACAGCCTTTTCCGAATTCAGCATTTCCAACTGCTCTCACTGcatccccacagcccagctgtctgcagaccacctgggcatcctgcaggtcccaggagtcgtcacagactgtcccccaggagcccTCATACTGCAGCTCCACCCGGCCAGAGCAGTTAGTGCCTCCAGCCAGGCGCAGAGCCAGTGGGACTGAAAGACAACAGAGAGGTTATTGAGTGTCCTTGGCTCAGTGACTGTAGAAGAGAGCAGGGCTGTGGTGAGATTGACAATTTTACTGGGTGAACTGACCTGAGCATTGCTCCAGACTAGGTAAATCTGGACAAGGCCTTGGAGTTCTTTGGCCTGTGAAGAAAAAAGtatcaataaatgaaaaaaatggattCCAAAGAAGCTTTACTCAATTTAATCTGTTTATTAAATATCTTTGCTTCAACATAAATTGGCTACTGGTATGGCATATTATATACATGTTTTACACTTGCAAGAAGAATAGGATACTACTAATATTTCTGAACAATAATGCAAAGtgcatatatgtataatatttcaaaacaaacaaacatcatATTTTTTTCGTCTTAGTATTGATCATTAACATAATAGAACTCATGTTTTTTAAACCTTAAAAAACTAGAAGTCagaaatttttaaaaagttaataaattCAAGAACTGCAAAAGATATGGCCAGATGAGTGTCTGCTTCCAATACAACAAAGTGGCCTGTGAAGGAAGATTTCAGAGGAAAGAATAATCAAGTCCAGAGAAACTGGGAACAGGGACATgacattctggaaaaaaaaaattgaagagaTACCTCTCTCTTTGATTATATGTTCCTGTAATTTGCACCTGTTTCGTATAAAATGACTATTTTCTATATTTACTTTGTTAGAACATTTTGTATCCTTGGTTTCATACATGGTGCCTTTCAGTTATCAAGTGTGGAACTGGTCAATTGGTCTTGTAGCGAaaagttaaaaagttaaaaactgaACATTTCTATGAttcaataatataaataattaattacatAAAAGTTGACTTAATGTGTAGATTTCAATTAACCCATGCATAGTcctaaaaaacatatttaaatgcaatatttgAAATACCACCCTTGGAATACATCACTATAACTgccatggaaatataactatcaaggaagccacaagagagagttctcacctgagtaaggtctttatttcaatattgcaatattgcgagccctgctgccactttgcaaagtgcaaccagagactcaatttgttacaagcagtacagggtttttataagacgttgcgctgtaaaaaagttcaacacttggtcccttctaaaacttcccctttctctaagagaaaacagattacatcatagagcgagagaagaaaaactagatttgttattcaaagcttatcaattactttcagctaattctaatgacccagacagtatatattgttttggtacattgtcttctaaactaacctaaacagtgtactttgctgatgcactgttttctaaaattctgcacgtactgtagcacagcagttacatccttgaaatatattatctaaaagcaccaatatatttttttcaaagctctctacatttttaagaatcaatttacttattagatttccacttcactTAACAGGGCATCTGAGGATAGCACTGATATAAATTGataaacattaaattattttaaaataaaatacttgttTCAGTATACTGCTTGACGCCTGACACATTTAAATGCCTGCATCAACATGTTAGCTTAATGTCAtataaagcatatacagtattgacgTGCTGTCTTTGGAATCCATTATTATGATTGACAAGGGCTGCTATCAAAGTGATGTGtgattgttaaataaaacaaaattacaaagtAACAGATATCAGACATGGTTTTAAATTATGGAAAAAGTCCACAAACCTACTGTGGAAAGACAGAAGAAGCCTTATTCAACTTTGACCCCCCCCCTGACTATcacttaacatttatttttggatGTTTAACGACAATAAAAACTTTGAACTACTATCAGTGTTACACCAAACAATTACAAAAGCgttaaaattataattattttacctGAACAGGTGATCTCAGCAGCTTCAGTGCTCCAGCAGTCATTCTGACCCCAGGGTGAAGATGGACACTGCCACAGCGTGGAATCGTGCTTTCGACACTGAACGTTATCCAGCCACCGAGGGCCAGCAGGGAGTCTGGACACCGTCTCTTTAAACTTAACCTTGTCTCCACAGCTCAGCTGCTTACAGATGATTGCAGCTGTAGTGTCTGTCATGTCGTTGGCACAGACGCTGCCCCAGGTGCCATTGTAGTAAACCTCTGCCTGGCCTGAGCAGCTTCCAGACAGCCTGAGCGTCTTGAACTCTGTTTAGGAAATGGGATACTAAGAACAAGAAATTGCACAAAACCAAATAAATACCTTAATGTCTTTTCCTACAGCACATCCACTGTCTGGGTTGGAAATACTCTCAAACCTCAAACCCCCAAAATACACAGTGCCTGTCCATTACTAGACTGGATTTCCAAGGCTGTCAAAGTCCCTAGTTGTGTGTTTTAGTCTAATGagttaaatgaagaaaaaaaaaaaaaactaccttcagacACTATTGTTAACTGCATTAAGTAGATTGAAAGATATGAATGTCTAGAGCAATTAAACATAAAAGGAATGAACATAAGACACAACAACAACGCCATTAGCATGTAAACTTCTTAGACAATGGTAGATTTTCGATGGAAATATTATGGTGTCAAAAG belongs to Lepisosteus oculatus isolate fLepOcu1 chromosome 14, fLepOcu1.hap2, whole genome shotgun sequence and includes:
- the LOC138242794 gene encoding antigen WC1.1-like, with the protein product MALSAPVPACFTQGTGPIWLDEVGCLGNESSLWECPSAGWGQHNCGHNEDVAVVCSEFKTLRLSGSCSGQAEVYYNGTWGSVCANDMTDTTAAIICKQLSCGDKVKFKETVSRLPAGPRWLDNVQCRKHDSTLWQCPSSPWGQNDCWSTEAAEITCSGQRTPRPCPDLPSLEQCSVPLALRLAGGTNCSGRVELQYEGSWGTVCDDSWDLQDAQVVCRQLGCGDAVRAVGNAEFGKGCGTIWPYKVNCRGSEHHLCDCWHFPLNEANCGHKENAGVVCVGVQTQLTAGLSITAVVLLLLGPLFFVLLLLLVGQLIQNRKLRKASAKTQFFRGHEALYEEIEYKLAREGTYSTPRIETFLSAKLPSGYNDMEDSEGDPVPGELMSSVKEEAPQYYDDAITILQSPDALSDELMYPVTKEIPEYYDDAVTVPLSLDTLSGDLMSSMEEEAPDCYDDAITVPQSPDTVSGELMSSVKEEAIEYYDDAITVPQSPDTVSGRLLSDETPSGYSDVGDSEGDPTSGVPHTGPRVDRVLPTLPSEEGAPAPDRTDYDDVGDESQGEDGCCETDGAVWEKLLLQV